The following nucleotide sequence is from Pagrus major chromosome 16, Pma_NU_1.0.
CATAGGAAGGGTGTCAAGAAGCTACCATTAATCACATAATAACACATGAGCGTGGAGGAAACTCATCAGTGACGCCGACACCGactaatcaagaaaataacatCTACTGTTTCGAGTTTGTTCCCTCTCTCACTTCTTTGGCCTTTAGCAAAGTTTTTGATCTTAAAAATAATACACAGACGACGGCTCGGTTAAAAGGACCTCCTAAGGTGCCGCATGTAAATGAACGCACCGACGGTCGCAACTGCCGCTAAAGCCACCAGTAATCCCAGAGAAGACGCAGAGGATTCGTGCTCGGGTTGGGAGCCTGTGGGTCCGTTCATCTGAAGGGCCGTCTGCaagacagatttaaaaacaggAGTAAATATCAAAGCATTTTTAGAGggtattattgttggtgccgctgttgtttttcctcaggCTGTCACAATATACTTGTAATGAGGACaattgtgaaaattaaaaatgaaatattgatttgatttataaaacataaatcagGCGTATGCAAAGCTTTATATATCTGCCGAAAAGGAAAGTTGTAAAAACCAATGTGGTACAGAAGGTGTAGTTGACCTTATTATCACCTCTATTCCTGAGGACAAAGTTGACTCATGTTACATTTCATGATTTCTCACTGTGTTTTAAGCAGAAACTGGTTAAGCAACAACACAGTTAGTCTGACAGTGAGCCTGAACAGGACCAGGTTATTTTCCCAGCAGACGTTTCCAGAGTTGCTGAGCTTGAACTTTGCTGAGCTTGTTTCGTGGAAATGAGTCATACTAACGGAAGGAGTCTGGCAGTTCACATCCTATAGCTTCAGAGAGGCACTACAGGgtgcttttttaaaagtgctgtGATTTATACGTTGATGGTTTTGTTACTatatttgtttcatctgttgCATGTTcttgtgctgtgtttgtgttttggtaaTTTTCTGCTGGACAATGAAGTTGTATTAAAGCTGAAGTTGCACAAATCCAACTgctaaagaaacaaacacaaagcatgAAAATCAACAAAGCACTGGAACATTTGAATACTAGGACGAGGTCGTTTTAAAGTACCGTGCCTCCCACCTTTTTCAGAACACGGAGCTCCACGTCCTCTCCTGCTGTCCTGAACAGGTCCACGGCATCTCTGTGCGTCAGATCCTCAAGCTTCACTCCGTTAATCTACAAccaacaagaaacaaaaacaacgaTGACAACGcttttttagtttcatttttgaATAATTAGCCAAGTATTTTCTAGATTACAGGTgtcaattaattgtttggtaTGTAAAATGTCCGACTGTAGACTGAACTAAAGCCCAAAGTGGTTGTTATACCCAGCCAGCACTGCAAGCACTTAAAGTCATTTTCTTCTCACCCAGTGTCCATAGAGAGCTGTGTGAGGTTTCTGCAAGATCcaaaacgtttctggagcttcacatcattctcccaaacaaactgaaatagatggggacttgtgCACCCACCTTTAGCGAAAAGGGGTGTTAATAttatcttttcaaataaatgtctgATCTGGGGGCTTCACAGACTTGGGTTATGCTGGAAGGTGCATGAGCCATTTCGCTTTCGTTTTTGTCCttatctacttcagctgttttggGAAGGGCTGCAACCCTGATCTGCAGTGTTGTTTTGCGGActttgaaacttcacctgactgaattttcatttttctggtgtacttttcctttaagaTGTTCAGGTTTTCACTTTAAGCTGCAACTCTTTATAtttgtgcttgaaaaatgacttgcaAGATGACAAGATTATCAAGAAATACTGTGCTTCTACGCATTAATCCTACCAAATGTTATCGAGATGACAAACACCAGCTACTCTGTAGCTTCTGAACATCCTAAACCCTCAATACAAGTCATTTATTACCGCCAGGATCTTGTCCCCCTCTTGAAGTCTCCCATCCAGGGCTGCAGCTCCATCTTCTTTAATTTTGGACACATATATGCCATTGTCATTCACAACATACTGCTGGTCCACTCCCCCAACTATATTGAATCCCAAGCctatgaaaaaaagacagacagtggCATTAGACAGAGGCATCTGAGTAAAAATCCAATAGGCAATAATCAAATGTTTTCCTGGTGCAAACACAACGTGTATCCCAATGGATCAAAGGGCAAGAGGAACCATCCCAACCCTCCTACTATTCACAGACACAAGCAGGTCAGTAAACGTTACATAACAAGTGTAAACCTCACATTACTCCACATTTAGCTGAATAAAAGGTCTCTAACTTTCCTGCTGCCTTGGCTTCAATCTGACAGGCCGAGAAGTAACTAcacttttaaagcttttaacaCAGCGTCAAAGTGCATAAATCAAAGTTTATTAACTACACTGGGTTGTTAGAGCTCAGATGAGTCCTTCAACCCTGCTCGTACTGAACAATAACACACGCTGGGATGAGATTTGCATATCTTTGAGTCATTAGCTGTTAGCTTGAGGCAACAAACTGGCTTGACAGCGTTGATTTTTGCTGCTACGCAGCTAgcaagctaagctagctaagctaagctagctggctagcaacGTCACCGCCATCTGCTCAGCCGCGCGTCAACTTTACACTCAATCTTCTTACCTGCCGGTCCTCGCTTCAGTTTAATGTCCGCCACGTTGGTTGAGGAGTGCACGGAGCCATTCATTTTGTCCAGACGCCACGggattaaaaacaataaagaggAGCGAGGAAGAGggacaaactatttatctgaaGGTGAACTCATTGAGGAGTTTCGATTTGCTTCCTTCGGCGCTGCGGGTGGTTGGTGGTCGtgctgccccctggtggcagGAAACGGAACTGCAGGCCGACCTTTGAatgacacagcagcaggagagataCTGCCTGTGGTGCAgcaaagtaactaagtacatctactcaagtactgtacttaagtacaagtttTATGTACTTgcactttacttaagtattcccattttctgccacattttggaggcaaatattgtagtttttaccccactacatttgttatataacttcagtttttaattactttgcagtttgcattaaaaataacaaaacagatTCTGATAATCTGAAAAATTCTGGATATATATCCGATACTTCCACTGtcaggtcagtcagtcagggcGGCTGTGGATCAGGGGTAGGAGCCAGCATCTTGTtattggaaggtcgctggtcAAAGTGTacttgggcaagatactgaaccccaaactgctcctgatgtgctggtcggcaccgTGCATGGCAGtcaccgccatcagtgtatgtatgaattactgtaagtcgctttggacaaaagtgtctgctaaatgtaaattcAGTGTTGTAAATATTACTCTAAATTCATCAGGGTTCCCACTCTTTTCTAGACTTCATTTTCCAGGACTCTTCATTTTCCATGATTTTCCATGATTTTCCAGGACTCTTTCCTTAATCAATTTATAACCCCAGTGCCTTTTTCTCTTGTGAATTAGTGTTTTATTCATTGCTGCCTGAACATCAATGACTGAAAAGCATTCAGTAACCAAGAGTTGCTGGAAGTTTTGCTTTCATCAAGAGCAATagtaaatatattttcttaaaaTCCTGTTATTAATATGACTGTAATGTGATGTAATAAGATATAAAAACTAGTATTACTTCATCACCAGTACTGGAAGAAGTATTTAGACTGCAAAAAGCAAAACCACGATATAAAAATACTCGACTAACAGCAATTGAAAGggtcctgcatttaaaatggtACGTTAAGTATAGGTAGTAAAATGTACTCGTCCTTTTGATATACATCTCTAGTATGCATCTCCACAGTTCCACTTAAAGcgtgtttaaaatgtattttattaacTTCTAATTCAGTATTATTAgcaactttatttttcatcttcactacatttcctttttgtttaaagCACTTGGAGCTAGTCAGTGAATGAtctgtgctatataaataatacACAAACCCTCACATTTTCACCGCTAACAGGATTAGCTTTCTCCACTTTTGTGTAAAACAACGAATGTGAACAGGGAAACtagcatttattttgtttacaggCAGGCAGCTCATGAAAAGTGTACATCactctgaaacaaacagcattatCAGTCATTATTCGTTTGTTGCCCTTTATTTATGAGCCTCTCATCTCAAAATACTGTACCACTGTTATCTTTGGCAACAAAATCAGAAGCCCCATCCCCTCCCCGCttatcaacatttttacttGAGCCTCACTTTTTATGATTAGACTTCAACATGAAATCATAGTTCAGGCTTAGAGCTCAGTCAGGAGAATTAATACTGAAGAACGGAGGAGCTCAAAGTCAGTATATAAATacgttttttaaaagaaacttcATCCTCATCCTATCGTATGTTATCAGGTCAGTGAATCTTGGGGGGTTCGGCCAGCACTAAATTAAGACAGTGAAAAGGCGATCAAGTTGATTTTCAGCAGCACACTCTCATGCATTACAAAGGCTTATCAAGATTCTGATATAAAGGACAGAATaataaacatgtactgtatgtactgtaaacAAAATACAGCATACTAGAGGAAAATCTGACATTTCACACTTTTCCATGTGGTCTACAATCTTTGCATTAGGTATAAATTAGTATTTCCTTAGTTTTAGATGCACTTTATCTCATTCACTACTTTAATTCTGTTACGTCATAAAATATTCTCGATTTTGAGTTGCTATAAAATGAGCGGTCAGCcagtaaaaataaagagaagGATTATAGTCTGCCGTCTGTTCTGTGTTAAATGAAGAAGCTCCATGTGGGCAAAGATTTGCACTTCCTGACTTTTGTGCCTCAAAAACTCCAGCAAGGTGCTTGAAGGGATTTCAAATACAGTGGTAAAGTTTGACCTAGGTCTCCTGTCTGTACACGTGTGCTTTAGTAGCTCTGAGATTCAGATCATGTTCGGGGCTACGCTGTGGAGCATGACGTCTCCGACCACCCGCAGCAGGGTCACGTCCTCCAGCCCGCCGACTCTGTGCTCGTACTCCAGCAGGTGGTTGCCGTCCACCGCCACTTTGAACATGTCGTCCTCCACGAGGATCTTCAGCTGCAGGGAGAGCAAAACACTTAATCCACAACAAGCCAAGTGATCGCGGGGAATGGAAGTATAGCTGCAATTATTCAGTCAAGCAatagaaaaacaagaataatcCAGGAAATAATCTGCTAGttagtgaaaatgaaaataatagctGGTTGCAGCCCGATACGCAACTCCAAGAAAGATTTTACTGCTGGAAAGACACAAATACTTTTGAACCTGGTGctacatgagcagagaaaacaaagaaaagagctgtggtattcacattttgttctgtttgggCCTGTTTATTCTGATTGAGGTGTTTATATggagcatttttattctgtttgggcTTTTAAACAGATCATAAATGCAATATTAGGCTCCATGAAAACACAGCTACTGGCATTGAAAGGCTCAATTATGTTTTCCATTCTTAGGCACAGGTCTGTTCCTGTAACGCTTTACCTCAAAACGGCGTCCCTGACAAAATGGGAAGCCTCCATCTCGCTCCTCTGGCCCCCAACATCCACCTAGTTGGGAGTTTCTGACAATAGTTTGCTCATGAAATCGGGGATTGAAGTGAAAGACGACGTCATGGCCTTTAATGAAGTCAACATGGAATCTGCAAGAGAAAGATCAGGACTGATTTCTCCCGACAGCTGAGGCGTTCAGTAATGTTCCTCAAACAG
It contains:
- the synj2bp gene encoding synaptojanin-2-binding protein, with protein sequence MNGSVHSSTNVADIKLKRGPAGLGFNIVGGVDQQYVVNDNGIYVSKIKEDGAAALDGRLQEGDKILAINGVKLEDLTHRDAVDLFRTAGEDVELRVLKKTALQMNGPTGSQPEHESSASSLGLLVALAAVATVGAFIYMRHLRRSF